From a region of the Kaistia sp. 32K genome:
- the aspT gene encoding aspartate-alanine antiporter: MFDWFANTLRSYPEIAIFISLALGYYFGSFTYKGLGLGAVTATLIAAVIIGQLGITISPPLKATFFLMFLFAIGYGVGPQFVRGIAKDGIPQAVFAVIVCLFCLAAPFLAAKIAGYDVGSAVGLYAGSQTISASMGLATDAINRLALAPEETKRLLDAMPVAYAVTYIFGTLGSAIVLALIGPALLGINLEAECKRYEDEHGGTKQEGGAGTAWHYYELRAYRVEEGRPVVGKTAREAESMVPDQRLFVERIRRGGKIEDATADTVIQAGDIVAVAGRRDVLVDVLGPLADEVDDRELLAVPTEGVDVLVTNKQVDGKTLAELAKLPSARGVFLRRIARGVTATEIPILPNTRINRGDILTIVGRTQDTTAAAKALGVADRASNVADVAFIGAAIAIGALIGALVYKIGNVPLTLSTSGGALISGLFFGWLRSVHPTFGRIPSSTVWFMNSVGLNVFIAVVGISSGPGFVAGLRELGFSLFLWGIFATTVPLVLAMYVGKYVFRFHPAILFGCCAGARTTTAALGMINDRAKSSIPGLGYTVTYAIGNTLLTIWGMVLVMLMT, encoded by the coding sequence ATGTTTGACTGGTTCGCGAACACGCTCCGTAGTTATCCCGAAATTGCAATATTCATATCCTTGGCCCTCGGGTATTATTTTGGGTCTTTCACTTACAAGGGCCTAGGTCTCGGCGCAGTAACGGCAACGCTGATCGCGGCGGTCATCATCGGACAGCTCGGTATTACGATCTCGCCGCCGTTGAAAGCGACGTTCTTCCTGATGTTCCTGTTCGCGATCGGCTATGGCGTCGGACCGCAATTCGTGCGTGGCATCGCCAAGGACGGTATTCCACAGGCCGTATTCGCTGTGATCGTCTGCCTGTTCTGTCTTGCCGCGCCGTTTCTCGCCGCCAAGATCGCCGGTTACGATGTCGGCTCGGCCGTCGGCCTCTATGCGGGATCGCAGACCATTTCGGCGTCGATGGGCCTGGCGACGGACGCCATCAACCGTCTGGCGCTGGCGCCGGAAGAGACCAAGCGGCTGCTCGATGCGATGCCCGTCGCCTACGCCGTCACCTATATCTTCGGCACGCTCGGCTCGGCGATCGTGCTCGCCCTGATCGGCCCGGCGCTTCTGGGCATCAACCTCGAGGCCGAATGCAAGCGCTACGAGGACGAACATGGCGGCACGAAGCAGGAGGGCGGCGCCGGCACCGCCTGGCACTATTACGAGCTTCGCGCCTACCGGGTTGAGGAAGGCCGGCCGGTCGTTGGCAAGACGGCCCGCGAGGCGGAATCCATGGTCCCTGACCAGCGCCTGTTCGTCGAGCGCATCCGTCGTGGCGGCAAGATCGAGGACGCGACGGCCGATACGGTGATCCAGGCGGGCGACATCGTCGCCGTGGCCGGCAGGCGTGATGTCCTGGTCGATGTGCTCGGCCCCCTTGCCGACGAGGTCGACGATCGCGAATTGCTGGCGGTGCCGACCGAAGGCGTCGACGTGCTGGTGACCAACAAGCAGGTTGACGGCAAGACGCTGGCCGAACTGGCGAAGCTGCCGTCGGCGCGCGGCGTGTTCCTTCGCCGGATCGCGCGCGGCGTCACGGCGACCGAGATCCCGATCCTGCCGAACACGAGGATCAACCGCGGCGACATCCTGACCATCGTCGGACGGACCCAGGACACCACCGCGGCGGCGAAGGCGCTCGGCGTTGCCGACCGTGCGAGCAATGTCGCCGATGTCGCCTTCATCGGCGCCGCGATCGCCATCGGCGCTCTGATCGGCGCGCTGGTCTACAAGATCGGCAACGTGCCGCTGACGCTGTCGACCTCGGGCGGCGCGCTGATTTCCGGCCTGTTCTTCGGCTGGCTGCGCTCCGTCCATCCGACCTTCGGGCGGATCCCGTCCTCCACCGTCTGGTTCATGAATTCGGTGGGCCTCAACGTGTTCATCGCCGTGGTCGGCATTTCGTCCGGGCCCGGCTTCGTCGCCGGCCTGCGGGAGCTCGGCTTCAGCCTGTTCCTCTGGGGCATTTTCGCGACGACGGTGCCGCTGGTGCTGGCGATGTATGTCGGCAAATACGTGTTCCGGTTCCACCCGGCCATCCTGTTCGGATGTTGCGCGGGCGCGCGGACCACGACCGCGGCGCTCGGCATGATCAACGATCGCGCCAAGAGCTCGATTCCGGGGCTCGGC
- a CDS encoding bifunctional aspartate transaminase/aspartate 4-decarboxylase codes for MAAIDYREYEKMSPFEIKDGLLKLAKQSAQKSAHALLNAGRGNPNWVATAPREGFFLFGQFALTECRRSMDDPKAGLAGMPQMRGIAGRLEAWLEKHADMPGASFLSHMVQHGVTVLGFDADAFVFELTDSIIGDNYPVPDRMLVHAEQVAHRYLMWALCGDKPPAGKFDLYAVEGGTAAMCYIFKSLMANRILKKGDTIAIGTPIFTPYIEIAELEDYAFHAVHIKATQEHRFQYSDEEIQKLEDPKIKAFFVVNPGNPTSMAIDATTLDKLVNFVKTKRPDLILLTDDVYGTFVNGFRSLMAELPHNTIGVYSYSKYFGCTGWRLGVIALHEDNILDKLIGKLPAKELTALDHRYSSITLEPRKLKMIDRIVADSRDVALNHTAGLSLPQQVMMTMFSMSELMDSEKIYQKACMEICNRRVDSLLEGLPLDLQPNPSFAGYYGTIDFEFWLRRYVGEDMVAWLKENVHPLDLVYRLAEDHSIVLLNGGGFEAPNWSVRVSFANLADDVYDDIGRAVRAVGRGYVDRFEAQTQKTVPLVKPAAKSAAKSAVKAAAKSEAKATAKSEVKSEAKPAAKAEAKPAAKLEVKRDKKGKKK; via the coding sequence ATGGCAGCGATCGACTATCGCGAATACGAGAAGATGAGCCCGTTCGAGATCAAGGACGGCCTGCTCAAACTCGCCAAGCAGAGCGCGCAGAAATCCGCGCATGCCCTGCTCAACGCCGGCCGCGGCAATCCCAACTGGGTGGCGACCGCGCCGCGCGAGGGCTTCTTCCTGTTCGGCCAGTTCGCGCTGACAGAGTGCCGCCGCTCGATGGATGATCCGAAGGCGGGGCTCGCCGGCATGCCGCAGATGCGCGGCATCGCCGGCCGACTGGAAGCCTGGCTGGAAAAACACGCCGACATGCCCGGCGCATCCTTCCTCTCGCACATGGTCCAGCACGGCGTGACGGTGCTGGGCTTCGACGCCGACGCCTTCGTCTTCGAACTCACCGACTCGATCATCGGCGACAATTATCCCGTCCCCGACCGAATGCTCGTCCATGCCGAGCAGGTCGCGCATCGCTACCTGATGTGGGCGCTTTGCGGCGACAAGCCGCCGGCCGGCAAGTTCGACCTCTACGCCGTCGAGGGCGGCACGGCGGCCATGTGCTACATCTTCAAATCGCTGATGGCGAACCGCATCCTGAAGAAGGGCGACACCATCGCGATCGGCACGCCGATCTTCACGCCCTATATCGAGATCGCCGAGCTCGAGGACTACGCGTTCCACGCCGTCCACATCAAGGCGACGCAGGAACACCGGTTCCAGTATTCCGACGAGGAGATCCAGAAGCTCGAAGACCCAAAGATCAAGGCCTTCTTCGTGGTCAATCCCGGCAACCCGACCTCGATGGCGATCGACGCCACGACGCTCGACAAGCTGGTCAACTTCGTGAAGACGAAGCGGCCGGACCTGATCCTCCTCACCGACGACGTCTACGGCACCTTCGTCAACGGCTTCCGCTCGCTGATGGCCGAGCTGCCGCACAACACGATCGGCGTCTATTCCTATTCGAAATATTTCGGCTGCACGGGCTGGCGGCTCGGCGTCATCGCGCTGCACGAGGACAACATCCTCGACAAGCTGATCGGCAAGCTCCCGGCCAAGGAACTGACGGCGCTCGACCATCGCTACAGCTCGATCACGCTGGAGCCGCGCAAGTTGAAGATGATCGACCGCATCGTCGCCGACAGCCGCGACGTCGCCCTCAATCACACCGCCGGCCTGTCGCTGCCGCAGCAGGTGATGATGACGATGTTCTCGATGAGCGAGCTGATGGACAGCGAGAAGATCTATCAAAAGGCCTGCATGGAGATCTGCAACCGGCGCGTCGACAGCCTGCTGGAGGGCCTGCCGCTCGACCTGCAGCCCAATCCGAGCTTTGCCGGCTATTACGGCACGATCGATTTCGAATTCTGGCTGCGCCGCTATGTCGGCGAGGACATGGTCGCCTGGCTGAAGGAGAACGTGCATCCGCTCGATCTCGTCTATCGCCTGGCCGAGGACCATTCGATCGTGCTGCTCAACGGCGGCGGGTTCGAGGCGCCGAACTGGAGCGTGCGCGTCTCCTTCGCCAACCTCGCCGACGATGTCTACGACGACATCGGCCGGGCGGTGCGCGCCGTCGGACGCGGCTATGTCGACCGGTTCGAGGCGCAAACGCAGAAGACGGTGCCCCTGGTGAAGCCGGCGGCCAAATCCGCGGCCAAGTCGGCAGTGAAGGCGGCGGCCAAATCGGAGGCCAAGGCAACAGCCAAGTCGGAGGTCAAATCGGAGGCCAAGCCGGCGGCCAAGGCCGAAGCGAAGCCTGCGGCCAAGCTGGAGGTGAAGCGGGATAAGAAGGGCAAGAAGAAGTAG
- a CDS encoding HlyD family secretion protein produces MLELMLCSMLTILPDYLFRRYVQGKRIGREINLYTVWYELRWGITACLVLTISLITLIFYFHPSTKNVTAIFRTVSILPESGGRVAKVFVGVNEKVEAGQPLFQLDNSQQEAAVETARRRIAEIDAETAVAQTELAAADGVIKQAEGSYLQALDELETKQELMRRNANVVAVREIERLQVAADGRKGAVDAAVSNKQTLQTKLSTLLPAQRASTEAALAQAQVELDKTLVRAGVAGSLQQFTLRPGDVVNPLLRPAGILVPAEAGRGALIAGFGQIESQVMKVGMIAEATCVGKPFTILPMVVTQVQDVIAAGQFRPTDLLIDVQKLGQPGSITVYLEPLYTGELDGVPPGGSCIANAYTNNHDALAAKDIGTGRWLFFHVVDAVGLVHAMILRLQAILLPVQTLVFSGGH; encoded by the coding sequence ATGCTTGAGTTGATGCTCTGCTCGATGCTCACGATCCTTCCCGACTATCTCTTTCGCCGCTATGTCCAGGGCAAGCGGATCGGTCGCGAGATCAACCTCTATACGGTGTGGTACGAACTGCGCTGGGGCATCACCGCCTGCCTGGTGCTGACGATCTCCCTGATCACGCTGATCTTCTACTTCCACCCGTCGACGAAGAACGTCACCGCCATCTTCCGGACGGTTTCGATCCTGCCCGAGAGCGGCGGCCGCGTCGCCAAGGTGTTCGTCGGGGTCAACGAAAAGGTCGAGGCCGGTCAGCCGCTGTTCCAGCTCGACAACTCGCAGCAGGAGGCCGCCGTCGAGACGGCCCGGCGCCGCATCGCCGAGATCGATGCCGAGACCGCGGTGGCGCAAACCGAACTCGCAGCCGCCGACGGCGTCATCAAGCAGGCGGAAGGCTCCTATCTGCAGGCGCTGGACGAACTGGAGACCAAGCAGGAGCTCATGCGGCGCAATGCGAATGTCGTCGCCGTGCGCGAGATCGAGCGCCTGCAGGTCGCCGCCGACGGCCGCAAGGGCGCGGTCGATGCCGCGGTCTCCAACAAGCAGACGCTCCAGACCAAGCTCTCCACGCTGCTGCCGGCCCAGAGGGCCAGCACCGAGGCGGCCCTCGCGCAGGCGCAGGTCGAGCTCGACAAGACGCTCGTGCGCGCCGGCGTCGCCGGATCGCTGCAGCAGTTCACGCTGCGGCCGGGCGACGTCGTCAATCCGCTGCTGCGGCCGGCCGGCATTCTCGTCCCGGCCGAGGCGGGCCGCGGCGCGCTCATCGCCGGCTTCGGCCAGATCGAGTCGCAGGTGATGAAGGTCGGCATGATCGCCGAGGCGACCTGCGTCGGCAAACCCTTCACCATCCTTCCGATGGTGGTGACGCAGGTGCAGGACGTCATCGCCGCCGGCCAGTTCCGGCCGACGGATCTCCTGATCGACGTGCAGAAGCTCGGCCAGCCCGGCTCCATCACCGTTTATCTGGAGCCGCTCTACACCGGAGAGCTGGACGGCGTTCCGCCCGGCGGCAGCTGCATCGCCAACGCCTACACCAACAACCACGACGCACTCGCGGCGAAGGACATCGGTACCGGGCGCTGGCTCTTCTTCCACGTCGTCGACGCGGTCGGCCTGGTGCACGCCATGATCCTGCGGCTGCAGGCGATCCTCCTCCCGGTGCAGACGCTCGTCTTCAGCGGGGGACACTGA
- the ydiK gene encoding AI-2E family transporter YdiK, translating into MIGERLDLTRITLAVLFIGAILATSIWILLPFLPAIIWATTLVVASWPLMLWVQRHTGNRRGLAALILTLVLLLILIVPFWLAISAVAANTDEIGRMIQTVLSLHLPPPPAGLADFPLIGARATEIWTRLSAGKVESLAPQLAPYTGAITQWIAATAGSLGSMFVHFLLTTLIAAILYLSGEKAAATMIRFGRRLAGDRGEMAVRLAAQAIRSVALGVVVTAVAQSALAGIGLAVVGIPFASVLTAIIFLLCLIQLGPALVMVPAVAWMYYSGDAFWATVLVVFTIIAATMDQLIRPALIRRGADLPVLLILAGVIGGLIAFGMLGIFIGPTVLGVAYTLLNAWMEERT; encoded by the coding sequence ATGATCGGCGAGCGACTGGATCTCACACGCATCACGCTGGCGGTTCTGTTCATCGGCGCCATCCTCGCCACCAGCATCTGGATCCTGCTGCCCTTTCTGCCGGCGATCATCTGGGCCACCACGCTGGTCGTCGCCTCCTGGCCGCTGATGCTGTGGGTACAGCGCCATACCGGCAACCGCCGTGGCCTGGCCGCGCTGATCCTGACGCTGGTGCTGCTCCTGATCCTGATCGTGCCGTTCTGGCTCGCCATCAGCGCCGTCGCCGCCAACACCGACGAAATCGGCCGCATGATCCAGACCGTCCTGTCGCTGCACCTGCCGCCGCCGCCGGCCGGGCTCGCCGATTTTCCGCTGATCGGCGCCCGCGCCACCGAAATCTGGACCCGTCTATCGGCCGGAAAAGTCGAGTCGCTCGCGCCGCAGCTTGCGCCCTATACCGGCGCCATCACGCAATGGATCGCCGCCACCGCCGGCAGCCTCGGCTCGATGTTCGTGCATTTCCTGCTGACGACGCTGATCGCAGCGATCCTCTATCTCAGCGGCGAGAAGGCCGCCGCGACGATGATCCGCTTCGGCCGACGCCTGGCCGGCGATCGCGGCGAGATGGCGGTGCGCCTTGCCGCCCAGGCCATCCGCAGCGTCGCCCTCGGCGTGGTGGTAACGGCCGTGGCCCAGAGCGCGCTCGCCGGCATCGGGCTGGCGGTGGTCGGCATCCCGTTCGCCTCGGTGCTGACGGCGATCATCTTCCTTCTATGCCTGATCCAGCTCGGCCCGGCCCTCGTCATGGTGCCGGCGGTGGCGTGGATGTATTATTCCGGCGACGCCTTCTGGGCGACGGTGCTGGTCGTCTTCACGATCATCGCCGCCACCATGGACCAGCTCATCCGGCCTGCCCTCATTCGCCGGGGCGCCGATCTGCCGGTCCTGCTGATCCTGGCGGGCGTCATCGGCGGGCTCATCGCCTTCGGTATGCTCGGCATCTTCATCGGCCCGACGGTGCTGGGCGTCGCCTATACGCTCCTTAACGCCTGGATGGAGGAGCGCACGTAG
- a CDS encoding acyltransferase, with amino-acid sequence MNTIVISSQAYSAPTLVSEYSSAAKLGSRAVGPDVLRSMAILLVMLVHLPLEATPFGLVTIRNYGWLGVDIFFVLSGYLIGTQLFKEIARTGTVGLKSFYLRRAFRIFPAFFVVLALYALVPVLRDAPTMQPVWRFASFTVNLGFDPRQGNAFSQAWTLSVEEQFYLVLPMLVLLLHRRIGVSWALVLAVAIAAAGILVRYAIWENQVGSLIDANQLRDAFAVYLREVYYPTYTRLDGLLFGVVLAAARFFKPELYSRYLQPRVALPLGLALVVAALFLFSLRGPLAGTNLFLVFQAQLGAVAGFPLISIGIALILGAMLDLEHVLGRWPVPGMTIVATLSYSLYLTHKSVFHLDRLIFGQENLQGEFGFAVYLATSLAVAAVLWFCVERSFLVLRDRVLVPRP; translated from the coding sequence ATGAATACTATAGTTATTTCCAGCCAGGCCTATTCGGCTCCGACGCTGGTGTCGGAATATAGTTCGGCCGCGAAGCTCGGCTCGAGGGCGGTCGGTCCCGATGTTCTGCGGTCGATGGCGATCCTGCTCGTCATGCTCGTTCACCTTCCTCTGGAGGCGACGCCGTTCGGCTTGGTGACTATTCGCAATTACGGCTGGCTCGGCGTCGACATCTTCTTCGTGCTGAGCGGCTACCTGATCGGGACGCAGCTGTTCAAGGAGATCGCGCGGACGGGAACGGTCGGGCTGAAGTCCTTCTACCTCCGTCGCGCCTTCCGGATCTTTCCCGCCTTCTTCGTCGTTCTCGCTCTCTACGCGCTCGTTCCCGTGCTCCGGGATGCGCCGACGATGCAGCCTGTCTGGCGGTTCGCCAGCTTCACCGTCAATCTTGGATTCGATCCCCGCCAGGGCAACGCCTTCTCGCAGGCCTGGACGCTCAGCGTCGAGGAGCAGTTCTATCTGGTGCTGCCGATGCTGGTGCTCCTCCTGCACCGTCGCATCGGCGTGTCCTGGGCGCTCGTCCTCGCCGTCGCGATCGCCGCCGCGGGGATCCTGGTTCGCTACGCCATCTGGGAAAACCAGGTCGGCAGCCTGATCGACGCCAACCAGCTCCGGGACGCCTTCGCGGTCTATCTCCGGGAGGTTTACTACCCGACCTATACCCGTCTGGACGGCCTCCTGTTCGGCGTCGTCCTTGCCGCCGCCCGGTTTTTCAAGCCCGAACTCTACAGCCGCTACCTGCAACCGCGCGTCGCGCTGCCGCTGGGATTGGCGCTCGTCGTCGCCGCGCTGTTCCTGTTTTCCCTGCGGGGGCCGCTGGCGGGAACGAACCTGTTCCTCGTGTTTCAGGCGCAGCTTGGCGCCGTCGCCGGCTTCCCGCTCATTTCCATCGGCATCGCCCTCATCCTCGGCGCCATGCTGGATCTCGAGCACGTGCTTGGTCGCTGGCCGGTGCCGGGGATGACGATCGTCGCCACGCTCTCCTACAGCCTGTACCTGACGCACAAATCGGTCTTCCACCTCGATCGGTTGATCTTCGGGCAGGAGAACCTGCAGGGCGAATTCGGCTTCGCGGTCTATCTCGCCACCAGCCTTGCCGTGGCGGCGGTGCTGTGGTTCTGCGTGGAGAGAAGCTTTCTCGTCCTACGTGACCGGGTCCTCGTTCCCAGACCCTGA
- a CDS encoding TetR/AcrR family transcriptional regulator, translating into MSMPSDLRSRKRLATRQGISNAATRLFHERGFDHVTVDEIAAAADVGRMTVFNHFPRKEDMFFDRDEEGRERLREALRQRDPGVAPIETLRLLAHRLVAERSPYAEFSARSQGFIETIEASETLKARARAIRDELAQLVAVALAESVGRDPDDSDARLAAALLLATWSVAFREGHWTFRRGRDTAEAEAAFLAVVEKGTLGLKAAMAGTPYA; encoded by the coding sequence ATGTCAATGCCATCCGACCTCCGCTCCCGGAAGCGCCTCGCCACGCGGCAGGGCATCTCCAACGCCGCCACGCGCCTTTTCCATGAGCGCGGCTTCGATCATGTCACGGTGGACGAGATCGCGGCCGCCGCCGATGTCGGCCGGATGACGGTATTCAATCACTTCCCCCGCAAGGAGGACATGTTCTTTGACCGCGACGAGGAGGGACGCGAGCGGCTGCGCGAAGCGCTCCGACAGCGCGATCCCGGCGTTGCGCCGATCGAGACGCTGCGCTTGCTCGCGCATCGGCTGGTCGCGGAACGGAGCCCCTATGCCGAATTCTCGGCCCGGAGCCAGGGCTTCATCGAGACGATCGAAGCCAGCGAAACCCTCAAGGCGCGGGCGCGGGCGATCCGGGACGAACTGGCGCAGCTCGTGGCGGTCGCGCTGGCCGAATCCGTAGGGCGCGACCCCGACGATTCCGACGCGCGTCTCGCGGCCGCGCTGCTGCTCGCGACATGGAGCGTGGCCTTCCGCGAGGGGCACTGGACGTTTCGGCGGGGGCGCGACACAGCAGAGGCGGAAGCCGCTTTTCTCGCCGTCGTCGAGAAGGGAACCCTCGGCCTCAAGGCCGCGATGGCCGGCACGCCCTACGCCTGA
- a CDS encoding TCR/Tet family MFS transporter, whose protein sequence is MNRLLVVIFTAIVLDAVGIGLIFPILPSLLQDVTHAGNVAPYIGILTALYATMQFIFAPVLGSLSDRLGRRPVLLISLAGAAINYLFLAFAPSLWMLLLGRAIAGLTSANVSVATAYITDITPENQRARRFGLLNAMFGVGFIIGPVLGGALGDYWLRLPFIAAAVLNGCNLLLAFFVLPESRTPTREKIDLAALNPLQPLRWVFSMKSLLPIIFIFFILSATGEAYGICWALWGNETFQWNGLWIGMSLGAFGICQALAQALLPGPAVKLLGERGAILTGVASSCVALTVLAFATQGWVVFAIMPVFALGGIGVPALQSLATRQVDESRQGQFQGVLASSVSLASIIAPLVFSSLYFVVRAEWPGAIWLSVVVIYAMSVPLVLGLRLKKPVAVPAI, encoded by the coding sequence ATGAACAGACTCCTCGTCGTCATCTTCACCGCCATCGTCCTCGATGCCGTCGGCATCGGCCTCATCTTTCCGATCCTGCCTTCGCTGCTGCAGGACGTCACCCATGCCGGCAACGTTGCGCCCTATATCGGCATTCTGACCGCGCTCTACGCGACCATGCAGTTCATCTTCGCGCCCGTGCTCGGCTCGCTGAGCGACCGGCTGGGCCGGCGGCCCGTTTTGCTGATCTCGCTCGCCGGCGCGGCGATCAACTATCTGTTCCTGGCCTTCGCGCCCAGCCTCTGGATGCTGCTGCTCGGTCGCGCCATTGCCGGGCTGACCAGCGCCAACGTCTCGGTCGCCACCGCCTACATCACCGACATCACGCCGGAGAACCAGCGCGCTAGGCGCTTCGGCCTGCTCAACGCCATGTTCGGCGTCGGCTTCATCATCGGCCCCGTGCTCGGCGGCGCGCTTGGCGATTACTGGCTGCGGCTGCCCTTCATCGCCGCCGCCGTGCTGAACGGCTGCAACCTGCTGCTGGCCTTCTTCGTGCTGCCGGAATCCCGCACCCCGACGCGCGAAAAGATCGACCTCGCCGCCCTCAACCCGCTGCAGCCGCTCCGCTGGGTGTTTTCGATGAAGAGCCTGCTGCCGATCATCTTCATCTTCTTCATCCTGAGCGCCACCGGCGAGGCCTATGGCATCTGCTGGGCGCTCTGGGGCAACGAGACCTTCCAGTGGAACGGCCTCTGGATCGGCATGTCGCTCGGGGCATTCGGCATCTGCCAGGCGCTCGCCCAGGCCTTGCTTCCGGGGCCGGCGGTAAAGCTCCTCGGCGAGCGCGGGGCCATCCTGACCGGAGTCGCCAGCAGCTGCGTCGCGCTGACGGTGCTGGCCTTCGCGACCCAGGGCTGGGTGGTGTTCGCGATCATGCCGGTCTTCGCGCTTGGCGGCATCGGCGTGCCGGCGCTGCAATCGCTGGCGACGCGGCAGGTCGACGAAAGCCGGCAGGGCCAGTTCCAGGGCGTGCTGGCCTCCTCGGTCAGCCTCGCCTCGATCATCGCGCCGCTCGTCTTCTCGAGCCTCTATTTCGTGGTGCGGGCTGAGTGGCCGGGCGCGATCTGGCTGTCGGTCGTCGTCATCTATGCGATGAGCGTGCCGCTGGTTCTCGGCCTCCGCCTGAAGAAGCCGGTGGCGGTCCCGGCGATCTAG
- a CDS encoding phosphatase PAP2 family protein: MLNKHILSKAAQIAALMVAGAAAPAFADSAAPAPVVTDAHFTIAPGYLKPADLPNSLDLLGPPPAAGSAALARDEEARQSTVPLRGGDRWKQAILDADLVFPQPADNFSCALGVQIDETNTPRLFGLMKKMMSDAGLSTYGVKNKYNRTRPFVVHSEGTCTPDQEAILHDDGSYPSGHTAAGFAWALALSEIAPERANELLARGIAFGQSRIVCNAHWQSDVDGGRIMGAATVARLHADPVFVEDLRVAGEEIAKARANGLTPKQDCAAEAKALATQ, encoded by the coding sequence ATGCTGAACAAGCACATCCTTTCGAAGGCAGCGCAGATCGCCGCGCTGATGGTCGCCGGCGCCGCCGCTCCCGCCTTTGCCGACAGCGCGGCGCCGGCGCCCGTCGTTACCGACGCTCATTTCACGATCGCGCCCGGCTATTTGAAGCCCGCCGACCTGCCGAACAGCCTCGACCTTCTGGGCCCGCCGCCGGCCGCCGGCAGCGCGGCGCTGGCGCGCGACGAGGAGGCCCGCCAGTCGACGGTTCCGCTGCGTGGTGGCGATCGCTGGAAGCAGGCGATCCTCGATGCGGATCTCGTCTTCCCGCAGCCGGCCGACAATTTCTCCTGCGCGCTGGGCGTCCAAATCGACGAAACCAACACGCCGCGTCTCTTCGGCCTGATGAAGAAGATGATGTCGGACGCCGGCCTGTCGACCTATGGCGTCAAGAACAAGTACAACCGCACCCGCCCGTTCGTCGTGCACAGCGAAGGCACCTGCACGCCGGATCAGGAAGCGATCCTGCATGATGACGGTTCCTACCCGTCCGGCCACACGGCAGCCGGCTTCGCCTGGGCGCTGGCGCTCTCGGAAATCGCGCCGGAGCGTGCCAACGAGCTGCTCGCGCGCGGCATCGCCTTCGGCCAGAGCCGCATCGTCTGCAACGCCCACTGGCAGAGCGACGTCGACGGCGGCCGCATCATGGGTGCTGCGACCGTCGCCCGCCTGCATGCTGACCCGGTCTTCGTCGAGGATCTGCGCGTCGCGGGCGAGGAAATCGCCAAGGCTCGCGCGAATGGGCTGACGCCGAAGCAGGATTGCGCGGCCGAGGCGAAGGCGCTCGCCACGCAGTAG